A single region of the Acanthopagrus latus isolate v.2019 chromosome 11, fAcaLat1.1, whole genome shotgun sequence genome encodes:
- the tmed5 gene encoding transmembrane emp24 domain-containing protein 5, with translation MEVVRVLLCVLSVFVALISDRFVGLAAFSQSLDSDFTFTLPPGRKECFYQTMKNDASLEIEYQVLDGAGLDVDFTISSPSGQVLFSDYRKSDGVHTVETEDGDYMFCFDNTFSAVSEKLIFFELILDNMDADEDPDDWKEYVIGTDMLDMKLEDIMDTINNVKSRLGKSVQIQTVLRAFEARDRNIQESNFDMVNLWSVINVIVMMLVSAVQVYLVRSLFEDKRKIRT, from the exons ATGGAGGTAGTCCGGGTACTTTTGTGTGTCCTGTCCGTGTTTGTGGCTCTTATCTCGGACAGGTTTGTGGGGCTGGCTGCCTTCTCCCAGTCTTTGGACAGCGACTTCACATTCACTCTACCCCCCGGTCGCAAGGAGTGTTTCTACCAGACCATGAAGAATGATGCCTCCCTGGAGATTGAATATCAG GTATTAGATGGTGCTGGTCTCGATGTAGATTTCACaatctcctctccctctggcCAAGTGCTGTTCAGTGACTACCGCAAGTCAGACGGAGTGCACAC TGTTGAAACTGAGGATGGAGACTACATGTTTTGCTTCGACAACACGTTCAGTGCTGTCTCCGAGAAGCTCATCTTCTTCGAGTTGATCCTGGACAACATGGATGCAGATGAGGATCCAGACGACTGGAAGGAGTACGTCATCGGAACAGACATGCTGGACATGAAGCTGGAAGACATCATG GACACCATCAACAACGTGAAGAGTCGCCTGGGCAAAAGTGTGCAGATCCAGACGGTGCTGCGGGCGTTCGAGGCCCGCGACAGAAACATCCAGGAGAGCAACTTTGACATGGTGAACTTGTGGTCTGTGATAAACGTCATTGTCATGATGCTGGTGTCAGCGGTTCAGGTCTACCTGGTCCGCTCACTGTTTGAGGATAAGAGGAAAATTCGTACATAA
- the pigc gene encoding phosphatidylinositol N-acetylglucosaminyltransferase subunit C: protein MGPDGAPGPAVPWRKVLWERQPFPDNYVDQRFLEELRRNEGIHQYRYWAVVKEAGFVGQQLSCVAIFITLWLYMEQGLLSPEKLLWTSLVCALLGYGLHQALTSQMESGCELRTRLADLQSATIFLSFTFGFSPVLKTLTESVSTDTVYAMSAVMLLAHLVSFPYAHPSPPGSLSLNAALFASVCLASRLPGALHTFAMLSCALLVFAMWPCLLQRLRETAPSQFTGLCVGVCVGGVGGLGSQSPGGAVLLALALGSVTLLCPLLLVMLQRHKDNIQGPWDEAEIHEDINHFLH from the exons ATGGGGCCAGACGGTGCTCCAGGTCCAGCTGTGCCCTGGCGGAAGGTGCTGTGGGAGCGACAACCTTTCCCTGATAATTACGTGGACCAGCGGTTCCTGGAGGAGCTGCGGAGGAATGAGGGCATCCATCAGTACCGCTACTGGGCTGTGGTGAAAGAAGCAGGCTTTGTGGGACAGCAACTGTCATGCGTGGCCATTTTTATCACCCTCTGGCTCTACATGGAGCAG GGTCTCCTGTCCCCTGAGAAGCTGCTGTGGACCAGCCTTGTCTGCGCCCTGCTTGGTTATGGACTGCACCAAGCTTTGACATCTCAAATGGAGTCCGGCTGTGAGCTCCGGACCCGCCTGGCCGACTTACAGAGTGCCACTATCTTTCTCTCCTTCACATTTGGCTTCTCGCCAGTTCTAAAGACACTAACAGAGTCTGTGAGCACTGACACGGTGTATGCCATGtctgctgtgatgctgctggCCCACCTGGTGTCGTTCCCTTACGCTCACCCCTCTCCCCCCGGCAGCCTGTCCCTAAACGCAGCCCTGTTTGCCTCAGTGTGTCTGGCCTCAAGGTTACCTGGCGCTCTGCACACCTTTGCCATGCTTAGCTGTGCCCTGCTGGTGTTTGCCATGTGGCCCTGTCTGCTGCAAAGGTTGAGGGAAACCGCCCCGAGTCAGTTCACTGGcttgtgtgtgggagtgtgtgttggaggggtGGGAGGTCTGGGGTCGCAGTCGCCAGGGGGAGCTGTGCTCTTGGCCCTGGCATTAGGGAGCGTTACGCTGctctgccctctgctgctggTCATGCTTCAGAGGCACAAGGACAACATCCAAGGACCCTGGGATGAGGCTGAGATTCATGAGGACATCAACCACTTCCTTCACTAA